A window of the Megalopta genalis isolate 19385.01 chromosome 2, iyMegGena1_principal, whole genome shotgun sequence genome harbors these coding sequences:
- the l(3)mbt gene encoding lethal (3) malignant brain tumor isoform X1, which produces MRMRTCNDTVSSHMMATDNFKTMEEEIVVDDVDENSSTETAQSDDPTTPIMPLLYIQQSKLRSAPPTTTNQTLVSSNATQLAAIINPVNNQIVAGQNKVFIQGPGQVTSSQNKQHIVIHRPINTVSTTATSQGQKHILLRKSNASTAQIVPLSSSQGNQTTAQAGKHTFAYLGTLIKPNKSRESVVIPAGALTTTQIAKPKLVIGPVISQLAQTSTSTTTGSQSQTPKHMANLLLPVSIPQQSGPTKSSMFNLKINNGQISTESKGTITVLRESKATNSATHPPPLHPIAKMSLLSANKGNNNSTDSIKITENPDSAVITPIPKKDDSVIPEKRKKTISNILRGSNEKRLKKQNLSKSPQDSMVEVTYALSSPESEQDKDKKVQNDDDITLIKVVPSEEKSVKLNTNVDDDIKIEIIKTRTSCVEPISDNKHDTKLINHDDMKDHLNTSHTNDSNFDAAKVLDWKDGVGTLPGSTLKFCMNEFGIMEVVDEDENNKQGKDGIGDKENVCLTQNSSKSSPLTVNNVNSEKKSDDRKTRIVSVDTMYHCEGCGCYGLAAEFETPISCSPSCSEIIEATKKQPPMRKEKDLKDLRAKRKRKRLLQEQQQSKEMEDKTDEKVQDKVKSETDEDTKDTIAGIDDESQGDSAEAKYPWQTGKVGFSWSKYLEHCKAKAAPVKLFKDPFPYSKNNFKVGMRLEGIDPEHPSRYCVLTVVEVVGYRIRLHFDGYPENYDFWVNADSSMDIFPVGWSEKNGHRLDPPKGYVASNFNWNAYLKICKTTAAPKTIFPNKSSVFPTGFRVGMKLEAVDRKHSSLVCVASIAGLMDSRILVHFDSWDEVYDYWADASSPYIHPVGWCHHNGHSLTPPNNYKDPKSFTWDAYLRETRSMVAPARAFKQRPPCGFKRGMKLEAVDKRVPQLIRVATVEDVKDHMLKIRFDGWPENHAYWVDDDSPDIHPMGWCMKTGHPLEPPLTPDNLNDRPECGTYGCRGIGHVKGPKYATHNSASGCPYSPQNLHKVRQLSDRLNLKHETCDFEDDVLDKPKTEKTDKIKMEKSEKPEKLLFADERLLKTEKDIKQEDGELSDKNDKSENSEKSSKSKHHHSDGQTDDDELLRKRKKRRQISEEPLYSLSNYGDSSLTTAPYAANMPDKQLRMELYQSVYNPGYNPLPDAPHIWAKHSNALNRVVARQNTNPRRWSNEEVIKFIQSMPNCKEIGNIFRKHNIDGEAFLMLTQEDLVSLLGLRLGPAIKLYNSIVLLRRRAS; this is translated from the exons ATGCGCATGCGCACTTGCAATGATACCGTCTCCTCGCATATGATGGCGACTGACAACTTTAAAAC AATGGAGGAAGAAatagttgttgatgatgttgatGAGAATAGTAGCACAGAGACAGCACAATCAGATGATCCAACGACACCCATTATGCCTTTATTATATATTCAACAAAGTAAACTACGTTCGGCACCACCGACAACAACAAATCAGACATTGGTTTCGTCAAATGCCACCCAACTTGCTGCCATTATTAATCCAGTCAACAATCAG atTGTTGCTGGACAAAACAAAGTGTTTATACAAGGGCCAGGTCAGGTTACGAGTTCTCAGAATAAACAACATATTGTGATCCACCGACCAATTAACACTGTCAGTACAACAGCAACATCTCAAGGCCAGAAACACATACTGCTTAGAAAATCGAATGCGTCTACTGCTCAGATTGTGCCGCTAAGTTCATCTCAGGGGAATCAGACTACAGCACAAGCCGGCAAGCATACGTTCGCCTATCTTGGAACACTTATCAAGCCGAACAAGTCACGCGAATCTGTTGTAATTCCTGCAg GAGCTTTAACAACAACTCAAATAGCTAAACCAAAATTAGTGATTGGACCAGTTATCTCTCAATTGGCTCAGACATCAACTAGCACCACCACAGGGTCCCAGAGTCAGACTCCCAAGCATATGGCGAATTTGTTACTACCAGTCAGTATTCCTCAGCAGAGTGGACCCACTAAATCTAGTatgttcaatttaaaaatcaacAATGGCCAAATTAGCACGGAAAGCAAAGGAACCATTACAGTTTTACGGGAATCGAAGGCAACAAATTCAGCCACACATCCGCCGCCATTGCATCCTATTGCGAAAATGAGTTTACTGAGCGCTAATAAAGGAAACAATAATTCTACAGACAGTATAAAAATTACTGAGAACCCTGACTCCGCTGTGATTACACCTATTCCCAAAAAGGACGATAGCGTTATACccgagaaaagaaagaaaactatAAGCAATATATTAAGAGGATCCAATGAGAAACGATTGAAAAAGCAAAACTTATCGAAATCGCCGCAAGACAGTATGGTCGAAGTCACTTATGCGCTAAGCAGTCCAGAATCTGAACAAGACAAAGATAAGAAAGTGCAAAATGACGATGATATTACTTTGATCAAGGTGGTGCCTAGCGAGGAGAAAAGTGTTAAACTGAACACCAACGTGGATGATGATATAaagattgaaattattaaaacgcGGACGAGTTGCGTCGAGCCGATATCAGACAATAAGCACGATACTAAACTCATTAATCACGATGATATGAAAGATCACTTAAACACCAGTCACACGAATGATTCTAATTTTGATGCTGCAAAGGTGCTAGATTGGAAAGATGGTGTTGGTACTCTGCCTGGAAGCACGTTGAAG TTCTGTATGAATGAATTTGGTATCATGGAAGTAGTAGATGAGGACGAGAACAATAAACAAGGGAAAGATGGAATCGGTGATAAGGAAAATGTTTGTTTAACACAGAATTCCTCGAAGTCTAGCCCTCTAACCGTTAATAATGTGAACTCTGAGAAGAAGT CGGACGATAGAAAAACCAGAATTGTTTCTGTGGACACAATGTATCATTGTGAAGGTTGTGGGTGTTACGGTCTAGCCGCAGAGTTTGAAACTCCAATATCATGCAGTCCATCGTGCTCAGAAATAATAGAAGCTACTAAGAAGCAACCACCAATGCGGAAGGAAAAAGATTTGAA AGATTTACGCGCGAAGCGGAAACGTAAAAGATTACTACAGGAACAACAGCAATCGAAAGAAATGGAGGACAAAACTGATGAGAAGGTTCAAGATAAAGTAAAGTCTGAAACTGACGAAGACACCAAGGACACTATTGCTGGAATTGATGATGAGAGTCAAGGAGACTCTGCCGAGGCAAAG TATCCTTGGCAGACAGGAAAAGTTGGATTCTCGTGGTCTAAATATCTTGAGCATTGCAAGGCAAAAGCTGCTCCGGTCAAATTATTCAAGGATCCATTCCCATATagtaaaaataatttcaaagTTGGCATGAGACTGGAAGGAATTGATCCGGAACATCCTTCCCGATATTGTGTTCTAACAGTCGTCGAAGTAGTGG GTTATCGAATACGTCTGCATTTCGACGGGTACCCAGAGAATTACGATTTCTGGGTGAATGCGGATAGCAGCATGGACATATTCCCGGTTGGATGGTCGGAGAAGAATGGGCACCGATTAGACCCGCCAAAGGGATATGTTGCCAGTAATTTCAATTGGAATGCGTATCTAAAAATTTGCAAAACTACTGCAGCACCGAAGACTATATTTCCAAATAAAAGT TCGGTCTTTCCAACTGGTTTTCGCGTAGGAATGAAATTGGAGGCAGTAGATAGAAAGCATTCTTCACTAGTTTGCGTAGCTAGTATAGCAGGCCTAATGGACTCTCGCATATTAGTTCATTTTGATTCTTGGGATGAGGTTTACGACTATTGGGCAGATGCCAGTTCCCCTTATATTCATCCGGTGGGATGGTGTCATCATAACGGTCATAGTCTCACACCGCCCAATA ATTATAAAGATCCAAAATCATTTACGTGGGACGCTTATCTGAGAGAAACTCGATCCATGGTTGCACCAGCAAGAGCTTTCAAGCAACGACCGCCTTGTGGATTTAAGCGTGGAATGAAGTTAGAGGCAGTTGATAAAAGGGTTCCCCAATTAATAAGGGTGGCAACAGTCGAGGACGTTAAAGATCACAT GTTAAAGATACGATTCGATGGGTGGCCAGAAAATCATGCTTACTGGGTCGACGATGATTCTCCGGACATACATCCTATGGGGTGGTGTATGAAAACGGGTCATCCTCTGGAGCCACCATTAA CTCCGGACAACCTGAACGACAGGCCAGAATGTGGCACATACGGCTGTCGTGGGATAGGCCACGTAAAAGGACCTAAATACGCAACGCACAATTCTGCGTCCGGTTGTCCCTACTCGCCTCAGAATCTTCACAAGGTGAGGCAACTGTCTGACAGACTGAACCTGAAACACGAGACTTGCGATTTCGAGGACGATGTGCTGGACAAACCGAAAACAGAAAAGACTGATAAAATTAAGATGGAAAAGTCTGAGAAGCCCGAGAAATTGTTGTTCGCGGATGAACGGTTACTGAAGACTGAGAAAGATATTAAGCAAGAGGACGGCGAACTGTCTGATAAGAATGACAAGTCTGAAAATTCGGAGAA GTCGAGCAAGTCGAAGCATCATCATAGCGACGGACAAACCGACGATGACGAGCTGTTGAGAAAGCGAAAGAAAAG ACGACAGATTTCCGAGGAGCCTTTGTATTCTTTATCAAATTACGGCGACTCGTCGCTAACGACTGCACCCTACGCTGCAAATATGCCTGATAAACAGTTGCGAATGGAGCTGTATCAGTCTGTGTACAATCCCGGTTACAATCCGTTACCGGACGCACCACACATATGGGCGAAGCATAGTAACGCTTTGAATCGAGTGGTAGCGAGGCAGAATACGAATCCTCGTCGATGGTCGAACGAGGAGGTGATTAAATTCATCCAGAGTATGCCCAATTGCAAAGAAATTGGGAACATTTTTAGGAAACAT AACATAGACGGCGAGGCGTTTCTAATGCTAACCCAAGAGGATTTGGTATCTCTGCTCGGACTGCGACTCGGCCCAGCGATTAAATTGTACAATAGCATAGTTCTTCTACGACGAAGGGCATCGTGA
- the l(3)mbt gene encoding lethal (3) malignant brain tumor isoform X2, translating to MRMRTCNDTVSSHMMATDNFKTMEEEIVVDDVDENSSTETAQSDDPTTPIMPLLYIQQSKLRSAPPTTTNQTLVSSNATQLAAIINPVNNQIVAGQNKVFIQGPGQVTSSQNKQHIVIHRPINTVSTTATSQGQKHILLRKSNASTAQIVPLSSSQGNQTTAQAGKHTFAYLGTLIKPNKSRESVVIPAGALTTTQIAKPKLVIGPVISQLAQTSTSTTTGSQSQTPKHMANLLLPVSIPQQSGPTKSSMFNLKINNGQISTESKGTITVLRESKATNSATHPPPLHPIAKMSLLSANKGNNNSTDSIKITENPDSAVITPIPKKDDSVIPEKRKKTISNILRGSNEKRLKKQNLSKSPQDSMVEVTYALSSPESEQDKDKKVQNDDDITLIKVVPSEEKSVKLNTNVDDDIKIEIIKTRTSCVEPISDNKHDTKLINHDDMKDHLNTSHTNDSNFDAAKVLDWKDGVGTLPGSTLKFCMNEFGIMEVVDEDENNKQGKDGIGDKENVCLTQNSSKSSPLTVNNVNSEKKSDDRKTRIVSVDTMYHCEGCGCYGLAAEFETPISCSPSCSEIIEATKKQPPMRKEKDLKDLRAKRKRKRLLQEQQQSKEMEDKTDEKVQDKVKSETDEDTKDTIAGIDDESQGDSAEAKTGKVGFSWSKYLEHCKAKAAPVKLFKDPFPYSKNNFKVGMRLEGIDPEHPSRYCVLTVVEVVGYRIRLHFDGYPENYDFWVNADSSMDIFPVGWSEKNGHRLDPPKGYVASNFNWNAYLKICKTTAAPKTIFPNKSSVFPTGFRVGMKLEAVDRKHSSLVCVASIAGLMDSRILVHFDSWDEVYDYWADASSPYIHPVGWCHHNGHSLTPPNNYKDPKSFTWDAYLRETRSMVAPARAFKQRPPCGFKRGMKLEAVDKRVPQLIRVATVEDVKDHMLKIRFDGWPENHAYWVDDDSPDIHPMGWCMKTGHPLEPPLTPDNLNDRPECGTYGCRGIGHVKGPKYATHNSASGCPYSPQNLHKVRQLSDRLNLKHETCDFEDDVLDKPKTEKTDKIKMEKSEKPEKLLFADERLLKTEKDIKQEDGELSDKNDKSENSEKSSKSKHHHSDGQTDDDELLRKRKKRRQISEEPLYSLSNYGDSSLTTAPYAANMPDKQLRMELYQSVYNPGYNPLPDAPHIWAKHSNALNRVVARQNTNPRRWSNEEVIKFIQSMPNCKEIGNIFRKHNIDGEAFLMLTQEDLVSLLGLRLGPAIKLYNSIVLLRRRAS from the exons ATGCGCATGCGCACTTGCAATGATACCGTCTCCTCGCATATGATGGCGACTGACAACTTTAAAAC AATGGAGGAAGAAatagttgttgatgatgttgatGAGAATAGTAGCACAGAGACAGCACAATCAGATGATCCAACGACACCCATTATGCCTTTATTATATATTCAACAAAGTAAACTACGTTCGGCACCACCGACAACAACAAATCAGACATTGGTTTCGTCAAATGCCACCCAACTTGCTGCCATTATTAATCCAGTCAACAATCAG atTGTTGCTGGACAAAACAAAGTGTTTATACAAGGGCCAGGTCAGGTTACGAGTTCTCAGAATAAACAACATATTGTGATCCACCGACCAATTAACACTGTCAGTACAACAGCAACATCTCAAGGCCAGAAACACATACTGCTTAGAAAATCGAATGCGTCTACTGCTCAGATTGTGCCGCTAAGTTCATCTCAGGGGAATCAGACTACAGCACAAGCCGGCAAGCATACGTTCGCCTATCTTGGAACACTTATCAAGCCGAACAAGTCACGCGAATCTGTTGTAATTCCTGCAg GAGCTTTAACAACAACTCAAATAGCTAAACCAAAATTAGTGATTGGACCAGTTATCTCTCAATTGGCTCAGACATCAACTAGCACCACCACAGGGTCCCAGAGTCAGACTCCCAAGCATATGGCGAATTTGTTACTACCAGTCAGTATTCCTCAGCAGAGTGGACCCACTAAATCTAGTatgttcaatttaaaaatcaacAATGGCCAAATTAGCACGGAAAGCAAAGGAACCATTACAGTTTTACGGGAATCGAAGGCAACAAATTCAGCCACACATCCGCCGCCATTGCATCCTATTGCGAAAATGAGTTTACTGAGCGCTAATAAAGGAAACAATAATTCTACAGACAGTATAAAAATTACTGAGAACCCTGACTCCGCTGTGATTACACCTATTCCCAAAAAGGACGATAGCGTTATACccgagaaaagaaagaaaactatAAGCAATATATTAAGAGGATCCAATGAGAAACGATTGAAAAAGCAAAACTTATCGAAATCGCCGCAAGACAGTATGGTCGAAGTCACTTATGCGCTAAGCAGTCCAGAATCTGAACAAGACAAAGATAAGAAAGTGCAAAATGACGATGATATTACTTTGATCAAGGTGGTGCCTAGCGAGGAGAAAAGTGTTAAACTGAACACCAACGTGGATGATGATATAaagattgaaattattaaaacgcGGACGAGTTGCGTCGAGCCGATATCAGACAATAAGCACGATACTAAACTCATTAATCACGATGATATGAAAGATCACTTAAACACCAGTCACACGAATGATTCTAATTTTGATGCTGCAAAGGTGCTAGATTGGAAAGATGGTGTTGGTACTCTGCCTGGAAGCACGTTGAAG TTCTGTATGAATGAATTTGGTATCATGGAAGTAGTAGATGAGGACGAGAACAATAAACAAGGGAAAGATGGAATCGGTGATAAGGAAAATGTTTGTTTAACACAGAATTCCTCGAAGTCTAGCCCTCTAACCGTTAATAATGTGAACTCTGAGAAGAAGT CGGACGATAGAAAAACCAGAATTGTTTCTGTGGACACAATGTATCATTGTGAAGGTTGTGGGTGTTACGGTCTAGCCGCAGAGTTTGAAACTCCAATATCATGCAGTCCATCGTGCTCAGAAATAATAGAAGCTACTAAGAAGCAACCACCAATGCGGAAGGAAAAAGATTTGAA AGATTTACGCGCGAAGCGGAAACGTAAAAGATTACTACAGGAACAACAGCAATCGAAAGAAATGGAGGACAAAACTGATGAGAAGGTTCAAGATAAAGTAAAGTCTGAAACTGACGAAGACACCAAGGACACTATTGCTGGAATTGATGATGAGAGTCAAGGAGACTCTGCCGAGGCAAAG ACAGGAAAAGTTGGATTCTCGTGGTCTAAATATCTTGAGCATTGCAAGGCAAAAGCTGCTCCGGTCAAATTATTCAAGGATCCATTCCCATATagtaaaaataatttcaaagTTGGCATGAGACTGGAAGGAATTGATCCGGAACATCCTTCCCGATATTGTGTTCTAACAGTCGTCGAAGTAGTGG GTTATCGAATACGTCTGCATTTCGACGGGTACCCAGAGAATTACGATTTCTGGGTGAATGCGGATAGCAGCATGGACATATTCCCGGTTGGATGGTCGGAGAAGAATGGGCACCGATTAGACCCGCCAAAGGGATATGTTGCCAGTAATTTCAATTGGAATGCGTATCTAAAAATTTGCAAAACTACTGCAGCACCGAAGACTATATTTCCAAATAAAAGT TCGGTCTTTCCAACTGGTTTTCGCGTAGGAATGAAATTGGAGGCAGTAGATAGAAAGCATTCTTCACTAGTTTGCGTAGCTAGTATAGCAGGCCTAATGGACTCTCGCATATTAGTTCATTTTGATTCTTGGGATGAGGTTTACGACTATTGGGCAGATGCCAGTTCCCCTTATATTCATCCGGTGGGATGGTGTCATCATAACGGTCATAGTCTCACACCGCCCAATA ATTATAAAGATCCAAAATCATTTACGTGGGACGCTTATCTGAGAGAAACTCGATCCATGGTTGCACCAGCAAGAGCTTTCAAGCAACGACCGCCTTGTGGATTTAAGCGTGGAATGAAGTTAGAGGCAGTTGATAAAAGGGTTCCCCAATTAATAAGGGTGGCAACAGTCGAGGACGTTAAAGATCACAT GTTAAAGATACGATTCGATGGGTGGCCAGAAAATCATGCTTACTGGGTCGACGATGATTCTCCGGACATACATCCTATGGGGTGGTGTATGAAAACGGGTCATCCTCTGGAGCCACCATTAA CTCCGGACAACCTGAACGACAGGCCAGAATGTGGCACATACGGCTGTCGTGGGATAGGCCACGTAAAAGGACCTAAATACGCAACGCACAATTCTGCGTCCGGTTGTCCCTACTCGCCTCAGAATCTTCACAAGGTGAGGCAACTGTCTGACAGACTGAACCTGAAACACGAGACTTGCGATTTCGAGGACGATGTGCTGGACAAACCGAAAACAGAAAAGACTGATAAAATTAAGATGGAAAAGTCTGAGAAGCCCGAGAAATTGTTGTTCGCGGATGAACGGTTACTGAAGACTGAGAAAGATATTAAGCAAGAGGACGGCGAACTGTCTGATAAGAATGACAAGTCTGAAAATTCGGAGAA GTCGAGCAAGTCGAAGCATCATCATAGCGACGGACAAACCGACGATGACGAGCTGTTGAGAAAGCGAAAGAAAAG ACGACAGATTTCCGAGGAGCCTTTGTATTCTTTATCAAATTACGGCGACTCGTCGCTAACGACTGCACCCTACGCTGCAAATATGCCTGATAAACAGTTGCGAATGGAGCTGTATCAGTCTGTGTACAATCCCGGTTACAATCCGTTACCGGACGCACCACACATATGGGCGAAGCATAGTAACGCTTTGAATCGAGTGGTAGCGAGGCAGAATACGAATCCTCGTCGATGGTCGAACGAGGAGGTGATTAAATTCATCCAGAGTATGCCCAATTGCAAAGAAATTGGGAACATTTTTAGGAAACAT AACATAGACGGCGAGGCGTTTCTAATGCTAACCCAAGAGGATTTGGTATCTCTGCTCGGACTGCGACTCGGCCCAGCGATTAAATTGTACAATAGCATAGTTCTTCTACGACGAAGGGCATCGTGA